A stretch of Papaver somniferum cultivar HN1 unplaced genomic scaffold, ASM357369v1 unplaced-scaffold_148, whole genome shotgun sequence DNA encodes these proteins:
- the LOC113335458 gene encoding uncharacterized protein LOC113335458, translating into MYEKLNESGLDITSLSLPESLWKSLWRLNISERIKLFLWKCLQDVLPTNAKLYGKVKDVSPLCTMCKNEIETTEHLLFHCNNAASIWNSAPNPAISLDLSRKLRNNFKWKAPSLGNLKFNVDATWISESLPSTYAFILRNELGKCEGGKAGLAAGLDPSEAEAIGVWQKAVWANEKQIKNFSIEGDCESLFNYINGQNADVSWRAKAYMQESHRLAHLCNNFLGFVFVPRLGNQVDDTIAKFAKNVSNNFEWEKIPPICSRKQLLVDKFNIGSSTNLILDGSTSFVTLTLPES; encoded by the exons ATGTATGAAAAGCTAAATGAAAGTGGTTTGGATATAACTAGTCTATCTTTACCTGAATCCTTATGGAAATCTCTTTGGAGACTTAATATTTCTGAAAGAATTAAACTCTTCTTATGGAAATGCTTACAAGATGTCCTGCCTACTAATGCTAAACTTTATGGTAAAGTTAAAGATGTTTCTCCTCTTTGTACTATGTGTAAGAATGAAATTGAAACTACGGAACACCTTTTGTTTCATTGCAATAATGCTGCTTCTATTTGGAACTCTGCCCCTAACCCT GCAATATCTCTAGATCTAAGCAGAAAACTTAGGAACAATTTTAAATGGAAAGCACCAAGTCTTGGAAACTTGAAATTTAATGTTGATGCTACTTGGATCTCTGAATCTTTGCCATCTACTTATGCTTTTATTTTGAGAAATGAATTAGGAAAATGTGAAGGAGGAAAGGCAGGACTTGCAGCAGGCCTCGACCCATCAGAAGCAGAAGCTATAGGAGTCTGGCAAAAGGCTGTGTGGGCCAACGAGAAGCAGATAAAGAATTTCAGTATTGAGGGTGATTGTGAAAGTCTTTTTAACTACATCAATGGTCAGAATGCAGATGTATCTTGGAGAGCTAAAGCTTATATGCAAGAATCTCACAGATTAGCTCATCTTTGCAATAATTTTTTGGGTTTTGTCTTTGTTCCTAGACTAGGAAATCAAGTGGATGATACCATAGCCAAATTTGCTAAGAATGTAAGCAACAATTTCGAATGGGAAAAGATCCCACCTATTTGTAGTAGAAAACAACTCTTAGTAGATAAATTTAATATTGGGAGCTCCACAAATCtcatattagatggctctacttcttTTGTAACCTTGACTCTTCCAGAGtcctaa